The Aphis gossypii isolate Hap1 chromosome 3, ASM2018417v2, whole genome shotgun sequence genome includes a region encoding these proteins:
- the LOC126550980 gene encoding alpha-protein kinase 3-like, which produces MQNISISENNTLSSTSATISITELTPMKPQNSQKKEERKKRRRKERKERKKEEKRRRKKEDSASQNVSGTTITRPNESMPNLTVAALITDGDTAAILQEPTAGTVQPVSIEPIAFGPTPIKLENNAGLRNHELSNINTSENEILSSSPAVPTTDEPTSMTPENDNEIDTAAILQEPTAVNVQPVSIEPIAFGPTPIKLENNAGLRNHELSNINTSENEILSPSPAVPTTDEPTSMTPENGNEIDTAAILQEPTAVNVQSVSIEPITIGPTPIKLENNAGLRNQELPTAEVSSDQSATVSYRDGSGEPDLKSRDLAGLQKELWHSMPNIGLHYTDKTSYDTKIECTASMKVSHDSSTRSSMTVTEPEVTQVKLKRRSLWKRAKKFARRVFCCAA; this is translated from the exons atgcagAATATTAGTATATCCGAAAACAATACTTTGTCTTCTACCTCTGCAACGATCTCGATAACCGAGCTCACACCAATGAAACCTCAAAATAGTCAAAAGAAAGAAGAAAGGAagaaaagaagaagaaaagaaagaaaagaaagaaagaaagaagaaaaaagaagaagaaaaaaagaagACTCGGCCAGTCAAAACGTATCCGGCACCACTATAACACGACCAAACGAATCAATGCCTAATCTAACGGTAGCGGCTTTAATAACTGATGGTGACACGGCCGCGATCCTGCAGGAACCGACCGCCGGTACTGTACAGCCGGTTTCAATTGAACCAATTGCATTTGGCCCGACGCCGATAAAATTGGAAAACAACGCCGGACTACGAAATCACGaactttcaaatattaatacatccgAAAACGAGATTTTGTCTTCATCTCCTGCGGTCCCGACAACCGATGAACCAACATCAATGACACCGGAAAATG ATAACGAGATCGACACGGCCGCGATCCTGCAGGAACCGACCGCCGTTAATGTACAGCCGGTTTCAATTGAACCAATTGCATTTGGCCCGACGCCGATTAAATTGGAAAACAACGCCGGTTTACGAAATCACGaactttcaaatattaatacatccgAAAACGAGATTTTGTCTCCATCTCCTGCGGTCCCGACAACCGATGAACCAACATCAATGACACCGGAAAATG GTAACGAGATCGACACGGCCGCAATCCTGCAGGAACCGACCGCCGTTAATGTACAATCGGTTTCCATTGAACCCATTACAATTGGCCCGACACCGATTAAATTGGAAAACAACGCCGGACTACGAAATCAAGAACTCCCGACCGCGGAAGTCTCCTCTGATCAGTCTGCAACAGTATCATACCGTGATGGATCGGGCGAACCGGACCTAAAGAGCCGAGATCTCGCCGGTCTTCAGAAAGAATTGTGGCATTCAATGCCGAATATAGGACTGCATTACACAGATAAGACGTCTTACGACACCAAAATCGAGTGTACTGCTTCGATGAAAGTTTCACACGACTCGTCAACTCGTAGCAGTATGACTGTGACAGAACCAGAGGTAACCCAGGTTAAACTTAAACGACGCTCGTTGTGGAAGCGGGCGAAGAAATTCGCCCGTCGCGTATTTTGTTGCGCTGCATGA